GATGTTAGTTACGAATctttaaatctcatctttaacgtttaatttgttgttatattttaagagattcacattttaagctttaataaatccaatCGTTGCGCCGCCAGAGAGCCGTGAagtggatggggggatggggttgAAGGGGATgggatgctcccccccccccccaccccccgccccccccctaccCGCTGTAGGAAGCTCCCATCCCCCCTACCGCACTGCTCCCCCCCCCGACTAAAGTCCCacccccagctgcaggacgctaCCTCccaccacgccccccccccccggcagtcccctggggacggcttcaggcccGAAGCTATGCTGCTGAGGCCCCGCTGCAGGAcgcactgctcccccccccccccccccacctgaagccgtcccttATTTGTTAAAACAACTTTTAATGCCTTTAAAGTTTTTGGGTCAGTGGCAACCAGCTAGTACTGTGAGCAGTCGGCTGTGTGCAGCTTGGCTCACTTTAGCATTTTCACTTGGGTACAGTATGAATGAGAAGATGCTGGTACTGTTGATTGTCTGCTCCTCGACAGGGCCAAGGAGGGCTTATATTAGGAACACTTCTCCATCTGTTTTCCACCACGGATGGCTGACCTACTGTGTTCTACCGGCACGTTGGagtggaatggacaggcgatgtgtcgggtctggacctttctttggactatggagtggggggggaaggtggaATAAACAGATGGGGTCACGATAAATTCCAGGACAtgattagagggggggggggggtctccttaatttggagaattctatgttcatgTAATTGGGCTGTAAGTATGAATTGGGCTGTTTGCGTGTCACCTCATTGACAATGGCTGTTCCTCCAGAAAGGTCGTAGTCAGTGTGGGAGTTCAGAGGACGTAAAATGGAGGAAACCCGGGAGATTCAGCAAACCGAGAGGTGTAGAAATGCGCCTAGTCTAGATACAAGGAGAGAGTGCGTAAGTGAGAGTACATGTGTGAGAGAGTGCTTGTGTTAGAGAGAaagtgtgtgtgcgagtgcaaatgagagagtgcgtgtgtgagtgcgtgcgtgtgtgagagagCATGTGTGAGAatgcgtgtgtgagagtgtgtgagtgtatatgcgagattgtgtgagagggagagggagtttgtgtgagagagcaagagagtgagtgggtgtgtgcgtgtgagagagagggacagagacagggtGTGTGGAAGGGGGATGGAGGagacgtggggagggggggaagctaTTTATTTCCGCGCCGGAGAGGCACCGGAGGGAAGGGGTGTCGAGGATGTGGGTGAGAGATAGAGAgcaagagagggagtgtgtgagagagaggaagggggcgtgggagggtggggtgaagagtgaggggaggggcagagtgtggggaggaagcgagtttggggaaggggagagagaggggactgATGTGGAGACATTGGGGAAGGTCGGTGTGGAGTCGCTAGtactccagcaggtggtcaagccgggtgaagcccttaccacaggacgggcaggggaagggacgctcaccgctgtgggtacgctggtgctgccacaggctggacatgcgggtgaaacccttgccacactcagcgcacacaaagggtctctctctggtgtgtatccgctggtgctcccacAGCCCCCGTGCGTTCTTGAAACGCTTGCCGCAGTGGGAACAGCCACTCGCCGACGTGGGCCTCACCGGTGCTACCGCAATCCCCGTGAACTGTCAAACGCCTCcccgcagtacgggcagtcgtagggctggccactggtgtgtaTGCGCTAGTGAGACAAggcgtgggaggccatggcaaagcgctactcacacacggggctggggacAGGACGGTCGCTAGCGTGCacctgctggtgggacagcaggctggaggaacgggtgtagcccttgccgcactggccgCAGGTgaagggcgctcgccggtgtgggtgcgctggtgttcCAGCAGGCTGTAGGAGCAGGTcaagcccttgccgcagttgctgcaggtgaagggccgctcactgctgtgaaCCCGCCGGTGCACCCGCAGCCCCGACAACTGGGCAAAACTCTTGCCACagatggagcagccatagggcttctcgcccgtatGCACTCGTCGGTGGACCTTCAGTTGATGCGCCATCTTGAAGtccttgccgcagtcggagcagtcgAAGGGGTGGTCTCCCAAGTGCATCCGCCGGTGGGTCTCCAGCAGTCTCGGAAACAGACACGTCcggccacacacgtcgcactcgtAATGCTTCTCCAGCTGTGCCCcgccatgtggtcctccatcgaagctcagcccctcgaagctcagcccgcacaccgagcagatggggggctcaccggcaccctggccaccctcaaTGGCAGCTCTCGGCTCCTAAAACCAGCATCtaaggggaacacagagggtcaacagactggcaaacaggacattactaacaaGTGAACATTACTAGTGCTTGAAGGGGGTgtgggtgaaggggggagagtggggatcgaggggtgtggggggaaagggtGAGTGGAGGGAAGgagtagggtggggtggggtgggatgccGAGAATCCGGGAACCGCGTCGCGCTGCATGTCCACTGTCGTGACGTCAGCCGCATGCACGGAAGCCCTGAAGTCACCGCCAATCCGAGGGAGGAACATAGGCGCTGCACCACGGCCTTGAACCGATAGGGGGCGCTGCACCGTCGCCTCCTGCTGCTCCTGCACGGCCGATGTTCAAGAGGGGCCAcactacaaaatgctgcagtaacacagcgggatGGGCACctgctctggagagaagtaatagtgACATTTcacggttgagacccttcctcagactgagagtcacaggagagatatagacggtaatgtggagtgaaaagcttttacagagaaacatagacaataggtgcaggagttggctattcggcccatcgagccagcaccgtcattcaatatgatcacggctattGATCcgcaatcagtactccattccgcctttctccccatatccccatagccctaagagctaaatctaactctctcttgaaaagatccagtgaattggcctccattgccttctgtggcagagaattccacagattcacaactctctggaaggaaacatttttcctcatctgtccaatacggccttccccttattcttaaactgtgacccctgcttctggacttccccaacatggggaacatgtttcctgcctgtagcctgtccaaaccctcaataatcttatgtttcaataagatctcatctcatccttctaaattccagagtatacaagctcaattctatcaacatatgacagccatccagccatcccgggaattaaccttgtgaacctacactgcatccctcaatagcaagaatgtccttcctcaaatttggagaccgatatgcaccaaatctgcacacaatactccaggtgtggtctcaccagggccctgtacaactgcagaaggacctctttgctcctatactcaactcctcttgttatcaaagatcctatagcaagcaagatagattactcgaagaaaaagacgtagtaggtcatgggcagattcatgggtaatttttggcctcatttctgtaaccggcttccgactccgcaccaaagatcccatagataattagtgcggagacggaagccggttacggaaacatcctcgtaaaaataaaagttatttgataaaaatcttctcctcattttcagaattataatttattaacacaaacttcccccgcaacgttAATTACACTTCGAGTCGGATCggatcgggttactgaaatggatgaaaaaaaggcccacgttccgctccgttgcctactacacgtcagcccattgcatttagaaggagtggtctatcctgCTCCCCAACAGGATCTTTTCTTGTTATGACGGCTTGTTatgattggctttcttcactgcctgctgtacctgcattcttactttcaatgactgatgaacaagtacccacagatcccgttgtacttacccttttcccaatttgacaccatttagataataaactgccttcctgtatttgccaccaaagtggataacctcacttttatccacattaaactgcatctgaccacccacccaacctgtccaagtcaccctgcatccccatagaatcctcctcacagttcacactgccactcagctttgtgtcacctgcaaatttgctaatgttacttttaatcccttcatctaaatcattaatgtatattattagtagctggggtcccagcaccaagccttgcggtacaccactactcactgcctgccattctgaaagggacctgttaattcctactccttgtttcctgtctcccaaccaattttatatccatgtcagtccccacccccaataccatgtgctctaattttgcccactaatatccTGTGTGTGACCttatgaaatgctttctgaaagtccaggaactctacatccactggctctcccttgtgcatcactggtgggcggcgcgactctcgtcagcagcggcctctgcagtctgtccgcggtttattattttttgtctgtgttttaatgtagtttttgttattttttgttggggtgtgtgtgtggtggggggtgggggtgggtgggagggagggggaaacttttttaaatctctccctgcactggagacccgacttttttttTTCGTCGGGACTCCGtttcgttggggccgcaacgaggagcggcctccaacaggaaagagaccggggactctggtgctacgactcaccgtcgccgtcgcggggctggccgagtctgaagcgggtggagcggtggaggagcgctgctgctgctgctgctgctgctactggagagtcggaggctccaacggcaggtctgtggacggtggcaccgggagcccgcggctccctggagggagaccgcttttcagggctctcgcaacggcgacttcccccgtccgagttgcggggtcgaagagctcctggagcggggcctttacagcaccaccccgcgaggcttggaatggcctcgggactctgcgagcgcacgccgggggttctaacaccaagacccggtgtgcgacctcgcaccacccggcgtggctttaatggccacgggacaattgccatcgccagccgggggctttgactttgactctgacatcgtggggggggagagtgcagtggagagataagtgtttttggccttccatcacaatgatgtgatggatgtttatgtaaattatgttgtgttgttgtgtcttgggtctatttgtttgtaatgtatggctgcagaaacggcatttcatttctacctcaaggggtccaaatgacaattaaatgtatcttgtatctagtaTCTTGTATCACGCACCGCGGCCTCCCGCCACCAGGAGGGCGCTGTACACGGAGGACTAGAGGCGCTGCACCGATCCCTTCAATAGACAGGGGTCGCTGCACACAGAAAAACAAAGATGGTGCGCCGCAGTGGGGCGCTACAATCGGAGGACCAGTGACGCTGCACCATGGCCTCCCACCACCAGGTTAACCAGATAACCTTTTAacaattaccatataaccatataacaattacagcatggaaacaggccatctcggccctacaagtccgtgccgaccaacttttttccccttagtcccacctgcctgcactcataccataaccctccattcccttctcatccatatgcctatccaatttatttttaaatgataccaatgaacctgcctccaccacttccactggaagctcattccacaccgctaccactctctgagtaaagaagttccccctcatgttacccctaaacttctgtcccttaattctgaagtcatgtcctcttgtttgaatcttccctattctcaaagggaaaagcttgtccacatcaactctgtctgtccctctcatcattttaaagacctctatcaagtccccccttaaccttctgcgctccagagaataaagacctaacttattcaacctatctctgtaacttagttgttgaaacccaggcaacattctagtaaatctcctctgtactctctctattttgttgacatccttcctataattgggcgaccaaaattgtacaccatactccagatttggtctcaccaatgccttgtacaattttaacattacatcccagcttctatactcaatgctctgatttataaaggctagcataccaaaagctttctttaccaccctatctatatgagattccaccttcaaggaactatgcacggttattcccagatccctctgttcaactgtattcttcaattccctaccatttaccatgtacagcacggaaacaggccatctcggcccttctagtccgtgccgaacacatattctcccctagtcccaactacctgcactcagaccataaccctccattcccttcccgtctatataactatccaatttatttttaaatgataaaatcgaacctgcctccaccaccttcactggaagttcattccacacagctaccactctcttagtaaagaagttccccctcatgttacacctaaacttctgtcccttaattctcaagtcatgtcctcttgtttgaatcttcactactctcagtgggaaaagcttatccatgtcaactctgtctatccctctcatcattttaaagacctctatcaagtccccccttgaccttctgctctccaaagaataaagacctaacgtgttcaacctttctctgtaatttagttgctgaaacccaggcaacattctagtaaatctcctctgtactctccctattttgttgacatccttcctataattaggcaaccaaaattgtacaccatactccagaattggcctcaccaatgccttgtacaattttaacattacatcccaacttctatactcaatgctctgatttataaaggccagcacaccaaaagctttctttaccaccctatctacatgagatttcaccttcagggaactgtgcacagttattcccagattgtctgttcaactgcattcttcaattccctaccatttaccatgtacgtcctattttgatttgtcctgccaaaatgtagcacctcacacttatcagcattaaactccatctgccatctttcagcccactcttcccactggcataaatctctctgtagactttgaaaatctacttcattatccacaacaccacctatcttagtatcatctgcatacttactaatccaatttaccacaccatcatccagatcatttgatgtacattacaaacaacagtggacccaaca
The DNA window shown above is from Leucoraja erinacea ecotype New England unplaced genomic scaffold, Leri_hhj_1 Leri_1466S, whole genome shotgun sequence and carries:
- the LOC129715870 gene encoding zinc finger protein 239-like, whose protein sequence is MHLGDHPFDCSDCGKDFKMAHQLKVHRRVHTGEKPYGCSICGKSFAQLSGLRVHRRVHSSERPFTCSNCGKGLTCSYSLLEHQRTHTGERPSPAASARIHTSGQPYDCPYCGEAFDSSRGLR